From Apium graveolens cultivar Ventura chromosome 9, ASM990537v1, whole genome shotgun sequence, the proteins below share one genomic window:
- the LOC141685004 gene encoding agamous-like MADS-box protein AGL62: MAKKFSIGRQKIKIAKIERKNHLQVTFSKRRSGLFKKASELCTLCGVEIAIIVFSPAGKVFSFGHPNVEGIIDRFFSRNPPPSNSSTLHLVEAHRSMTVCELNFHLTQIFNELEGERKRGEALDDMRQASQSQFWWESPVEKMGFDELQQLKDCMEALKKNVNNQANSILIENANSNLPPFGFNGHRAFNQFEAKPNQIDLASHVPGYGYGNGYFGLSNFAA, encoded by the coding sequence ATGGCCAAAAAGTTCAGCATTGGCCGCCAAAAGATCAAGATTGCGAAAATAGAGCGTAAAAATCACCTGCAAGTTACCTTCTCAAAGCGTCGATCAGGCCTTTTTAAGAAGGCAAGTGAGCTCTGTACACTTTGTGGAGTTGAGATTGCCATTATAGTCTTTTCTCCAGCTGGAAAAGTGTTCTCCTTTGGACATCCTAATGTTGAAGGTATAATTGATAGGTTTTTTAGTCGCAATCCTCCACCTTCAAACTCAAGCACTCTCCATCTCGTTGAAGCTCATCGTAGTATGACTGTTTGCGAGCTGAACTTCCATCTCACACAGATTTTCAATGAACTAGAGGGTGAGAGGAAGAGAGGAGAGGCACTTGATGACATGAGGCAAGCTAGCCAGAGCCAGTTTTGGTGGGAATCTCCAGTCGAAAAGATGGGATTTGATGAGCTTCAACAATTGAAGGACTGCATGGAAGCGTTGAAGAAAAATGTGAACAATCAAGCTAATAGCATCTTGATTGAGAATGCAAATTCTAATTTGCCACCTTTTGGTTTTAATGGACACAGGGCCTTTAATCAGTTTGAAGCTAAGCCTAATCAGATTGATCTTGCTTCTCATGTCCCTGGTTACGGATATGGTAATGGTTATTTTGGTCTGAGCAACTTTGCTGCGTAA